In Chloracidobacterium sp., the following proteins share a genomic window:
- a CDS encoding PIN domain-containing protein, with protein MATKYIVDTHALIWHFEGNRLLGASAKAVTTDPKSELILPAIALAEAMFIVERGRCLLTSVRDMLDDVIADARIQIFPLTSGILEESASLTVIPEIHDRLIVATGIYLQNQGESVEILTKDNEIVLSSLLPIVW; from the coding sequence ATGGCAACTAAGTATATTGTCGATACGCATGCACTCATTTGGCACTTCGAAGGCAATCGTCTGTTAGGGGCCTCTGCAAAGGCCGTCACGACCGACCCCAAGAGTGAACTTATCCTCCCCGCGATCGCCCTCGCCGAAGCGATGTTCATTGTCGAGAGAGGACGCTGTTTACTCACAAGTGTTCGCGATATGCTCGATGACGTCATAGCCGACGCCAGAATTCAGATCTTTCCGCTGACTTCGGGAATCCTTGAAGAAAGCGCGTCACTAACCGTGATCCCAGAGATCCACGACCGCCTCATCGTCGCTACCGGCATCTATCTTCAAAATCAGGGCGAATCCGTCGAAATACTTACAAAAGACAATGAGATCGTGCTTTCGTCCCTCCTGCCGATAGTCTGGTAA